A window of the Henningerozyma blattae CBS 6284 chromosome 10, complete genome genome harbors these coding sequences:
- the TBLA0J01480 gene encoding CBM21 domain-containing protein (similar to Saccharomyces cerevisiae GIP2 (YER054C) and PIG2 (YIL045W); ancestral locus Anc_7.230), translated as MARHFIMQNHINATVSTLPERSLSSESKTPSQDPSNINSSSKCSSTSSSNSNIMFRQFNSATHPDFLYNKTNPSTSSSAAGVISHKPASSNINSLDFLRKPKRLPTLHSQWDDQTILERNTLRNKDPRWNSNSSLSLNTSSNDSPIKKDFSFKDLDEANDDMFFHQTPLQGPGEDDNTSNQNSSISPRTKTTKNYITGISGTVTNDTGDIRLNLLHSLDTATGVGDEIPVYKKSGELLKPSLKKRSKSLPTTPNILNSNSSKLNTTRHPKMERSKSVHFDEKAPFKLFEKDDSPIRIINYKENIDQLDFWNYNKPLTMQDYSNTTETLLTDLQMFNMNDNDLLLRSNGNTNIFSAPPIKPLRKSKKFTNAAASTISNPKRRGNTNGNSNGNIIRSNEVSPKSLSNGSTNRSNSSGHLHKVAGLYSTNFPILSNKNPKSLKLNIFVNLSQDKKCFLQDLTLYNTNNNSFGNSHTLIIGKVLVKNIFFHKRVIIKYTWNKWKTFHDIESVYLSDADGILPGTNMDIFNFIIDDSVNNVSSDGRKGMLEFCIRYISIDDANGGNLEFWDNNGGKNYKVDVII; from the coding sequence ATGGCTCGGCATTTTATCATGCAAAATCATATCAATGCTACAGTATCTACACTACCCGAGCGATCTTTATCTTCCGAGTCCAAGACACCCAGTCAAGATCCGTCCAATATAAATTCAAGTTCAAAATGTTCCTCCActtcatcttctaataGTAACATCATGTTTCGACAATTCAATTCTGCCACACACCCTGATTTCTTATACAACAAGACTAACCCTTCAACGTCATCTTCTGCAGCAGGGGTTATCTCACATAAACCTGCATCAAGtaatataaattctttagaTTTTCTAAGGAAACCTAAACGATTACCCACATTACATTCTCAATGGGATGACCAAACGATTTTGGAACGTAATactttaagaaataaagaCCCTCGATGGAATTCAAACAGTTCGCTGAGTTTAAACACTTCATCTAATGATTCTCCAATAAAGAAggatttttcatttaaagaTCTAGATGAGGCAAACGACGATATGTTTTTCCATCAGACTCCTTTGCAGGGACCTGGAGAAGATGATAATACAAGTAATCAAAATAGTTCAATCTCACCAAGAACTAAGACCACCAAGAATTATATCACCGGCATTAGTGGCACTGTAACTAATGATACGGGAGATATCCGATTAAACTTATTGCATTCATTGGATACCGCTACGGGTGTAGGTGATGAAATACCTGTTTATAAGAAATCGggagaattattaaaaccttcgttgaaaaaaagatcCAAATCTTTACCCACAACACCAAACATCTTGAATTCCAATTCTTCTAAATTGAATACAACACGTCACCCTAAGATGGAAAGATCCAAGAGTGTTCATTTTGATGAAAAGGCTCCcttcaaattatttgaaaaagatgatTCTCCGATAAGAATCATCAATTATaaggaaaatattgatcaaTTGGATTTTTGGAATTATAATAAGCCATTAACCATGCAAGACTATTCGAATACCACGGAAACGTTATTAACTGATTTACAAATGTTTAATAtgaatgataatgatttattattgagGAGTAATGGTAATACAAACATTTTTTCAGCACCGCCTATCAAACCATTGAggaaaagtaaaaaattcaCCAATGCTGCTGCATCAACAATATCAAATCCTAAAAGAAGAGGGAACACCAACGGCAATAGCAATGGTAATATAATAAGGAGCAACGAAGTATCTCCAAAGAGTTTGAGCAATGGCAGTACCAACAGATCCAATAGTTCTGGCCATTTACATAAAGTGGCTGGGTTATATTCGACAAATTTCCCCATCTTAAGTAATAAAAACCCTAAATCGTTGAAATTGAACATCTTTGTAAATTTATCTCAGGACAAGAAATGCTTTTTGCAAGATTTGACACTATAcaataccaataataattcgtTTGGTAATAGTCACACATTAATCATTGGGAAAGTACTTGtcaagaatatatttttccatAAAAGAGtaattatcaaatacaCATGGAACAAATGGAAAACGTTCCATGATATTGAAAGTGTTTATTTGAGTGATGCTGATGGGATCTTACCTGGGACCAACATGGATATTTTCAACTTCATCATTGATGATTCCGTTAATAACGTGAGTTCCGACGGACGCAAGGGGATGCTAGAGTTTTGTATTAGATACATCAGCATTGACGATGCAAACGGAGGTAATTTGGAATTTTGGGATAATAATGGCGGCAAGAATTATAAAGTGGATGTAATTATATAG